The genomic window TAAACGAACACCATGTTGTAATTCCTTTCTTGTAAAGTGAGGCACTTCGGTTGGTAAAGCTTCACCTCCACCAGAATTTACGTGACATTCACATTGAATACAAGTTCCACCACCACCACAGGCAGATGGTAAAAATATTTTAGCATTCCCTAACGTGGTAAGTAAACTAGCTCCAGAAGCTACTTCTATTTCCTTTTCACCATTAATCGTTATTTTTACTGGTCCTGATGGTGATAGTTTTTGTTTTACAACTAATAATAAACCAACTAGTAAAAGCGTAATAATTAAAAAAGCAATTACTGTTACTACTATTGTTCCTGTTGTACTTGCGGCTAATATCATATTACTCGTTTACTTTTATGTTGTTAGCTAACACTTCTTTGTTATCCTTTGTAGAATCTACTTTTGCAGTTTTTTCTTCTTTTGGTGCTTCTTCATCACCTCCAGTTAACATTCCTCCAAAACTCATGAATCCAATCGCCATTAAACCAGTAATGATGAATGTAATTCCTAAACCTCTTAATGCTGGTGGCACGTTAGAATATCTAATTTTTTCACGAATAGCGGCTATCGCTAAAATCGCTAAAAACCATCCAATTCCAGAACCTACACCGTAAACAGTTGCTAATCCTAAAGTTGGTATTTCACGAGATTGCATAAATAATGAACCTCCTAAAATGGCACAGTTTACAGCAATTAATGGTAAAAATATACCTAATGAATTGTACAATGATGGAGAGAATTTCTCGACCACTATTTCTACTAATTGTACCATGGTTGCAATAGTTGCAATAAACATGATAAACGATAGGAAACTTAAATCGTAACTTGCATATTCCTCACCTAACCAAGATAAAGCACCTGGTTGCAATAAATACTGATCTAATAACCAGTTTAAAGGCACGGTAATAGCCAATACAAAAATTACGGCTGCTCCTAAACCTACAGCTGTACTCACTTTTTTAGATACCGCAAGGTAAGAACACATTCCTAAGAACGTGGCAAATACCATGTTATCGATAAATATTGATTTAAAAAATAACTCTATATGTTCCATATTTCTTTAGTTATTGATTATTTAATAATTGTTACTTGTTATAAAAAAACCCGTCACAACTACTAGTAACCAAATTTTAATGATCTTCTACTAATGCTGTATTTCTACTACGTTGAATCCAAATAATAATACCAACTACAATTAAAGCCATTGGAGATAATAACATAAAACCGTTATTCTCGTAACCTAAAGCATATAATCCTGTTTTTTCGATTGGATCTCCTAAAACTTTAAATCCTAATAGTGTTCCAGAACCTAAAAGTTCTCTAAAGAATCCTACTAGAATAAGAATTAAACCGTAACCAGCTGCATTACCAATACCATCAAGGAAAGATCTCCAAGGTTTATTTGCCAGAGCAAAAGCCTCAAAACGTCCCATAATAATACAGTTTGTAATAATTAATCCAACAAATACCGAAAGCGTTTTACTTAACTCGTAAGCAAATGCCTTTAATACTTGATCTACTATAATTACCAAAGCTGCAACAACAACCAATTGTACAATAATTCTAATTTTTGAAGGAATAATATTTCTCATTAAAGAAATAACAACGTTCCCAATAGCTAACACGGCCATTACTGAAACAGCCATTACAATAGATGCTTTTAACTCAGCAGTAATTGCTAAAGCAGAACAAATACCAAGAACTTGAATAGTAATTGGGTTATTATCCGCTAATGGATCTGTGATTAACTTGGCGTCTTTTTTTGATAAAAGTCCCATAAATTAATTGTTTTTTAAGTTTTTGAAGAACGGTACGTATAGCTTTAAATCGCTTTTTATCATTGCTGAAACCCCATTACCTGTAATAGTAGCTCCTGCAATAGCATCGACTTCGTTATCTGTTTTATCATCGTTTTTTGGATCGGCATTACTTTTAGAAACATCAATACCTTTAAAACGATCTGAGTTATCTAACAAATGCTCACCAATAAAATCGTCCATAAAAAAACGTTGCTTAATATTAGCTCCTAAACCAGGCGTTTCTCCTTTGTGATCAAAATAAGCACCTTGTATTACCATGTTTTCGTCCATAGCAACGTAAGCCCAAATAGCATCCCAAAGACCTTTACCACGAATTGGCGCAATGTAAAATGTTTTACCATCCTTTACACCTTCTAATAAAGGTAACCGTCTAGCAATACCAGCTTTCGCATTGGTTTGTTCTTTTTTAACATCAATTAAATAAGCTTCATCATCCTCGGTAACTTTACCATCTTGAATAACCAATTGTTTTTTAATGTATTTTTTAAACAAGTCTGGCGCTTTATCTGTTGACACAAAATTAGCACTAGTTTCATCATTCTCATTTACGCCCATAGCATACAAAATATTTTGTTGCTTTTCTAGACGTTTGTTTTCATCAATATTAGGTTTTAAAGATGATGCTGTAAATGCTAATAATGAACCTACAACCAACACCATAACAACGGCGAAAATTATAGTATATGAATTTTTATCTGTTCTATTTTCCATCGTTATGCAACTTTAGCTTTTAAACGTTTCATTCTTTTCTTCACATTTC from Algibacter sp. L1A34 includes these protein-coding regions:
- the nqrE gene encoding NADH:ubiquinone reductase (Na(+)-transporting) subunit E — translated: MEHIELFFKSIFIDNMVFATFLGMCSYLAVSKKVSTAVGLGAAVIFVLAITVPLNWLLDQYLLQPGALSWLGEEYASYDLSFLSFIMFIATIATMVQLVEIVVEKFSPSLYNSLGIFLPLIAVNCAILGGSLFMQSREIPTLGLATVYGVGSGIGWFLAILAIAAIREKIRYSNVPPALRGLGITFIITGLMAIGFMSFGGMLTGGDEEAPKEEKTAKVDSTKDNKEVLANNIKVNE
- a CDS encoding NADH:ubiquinone reductase (Na(+)-transporting) subunit D, which encodes MGLLSKKDAKLITDPLADNNPITIQVLGICSALAITAELKASIVMAVSVMAVLAIGNVVISLMRNIIPSKIRIIVQLVVVAALVIIVDQVLKAFAYELSKTLSVFVGLIITNCIIMGRFEAFALANKPWRSFLDGIGNAAGYGLILILVGFFRELLGSGTLLGFKVLGDPIEKTGLYALGYENNGFMLLSPMALIVVGIIIWIQRSRNTALVEDH
- a CDS encoding Na(+)-translocating NADH-quinone reductase subunit C: MENRTDKNSYTIIFAVVMVLVVGSLLAFTASSLKPNIDENKRLEKQQNILYAMGVNENDETSANFVSTDKAPDLFKKYIKKQLVIQDGKVTEDDEAYLIDVKKEQTNAKAGIARRLPLLEGVKDGKTFYIAPIRGKGLWDAIWAYVAMDENMVIQGAYFDHKGETPGLGANIKQRFFMDDFIGEHLLDNSDRFKGIDVSKSNADPKNDDKTDNEVDAIAGATITGNGVSAMIKSDLKLYVPFFKNLKNN